One genomic segment of Sorex araneus isolate mSorAra2 chromosome X, mSorAra2.pri, whole genome shotgun sequence includes these proteins:
- the PDZD11 gene encoding PDZ domain-containing protein 11, producing MDGRIPYDDYPVVFLPAYENPPAWIPPHERIYHPDYNNELTQFLPRIVTLKKPPGAQLGFNIRGGKASQLGIFISKVIPDSDAHRAGLQEGDQVLAVNDVDFQDIEHSKAVDILKTAREISMRVRFFPYNYHRQKERTVH from the exons ATGGATGGCCGGATTCCTTATGATGATTACCCGGTGGTTTTCCTGCCTGCTTATGAGAATCCCCCAGCATGGATTCCTCCTCATGAG AGGATATACCACCCAGACTATAACAATGAACTCACTCAGTTTCTGCCCCGAATCGTCACACTGAAGAAACCCCCTGGAGCTCAG TTGGGATTTAACATACGAGGAGGAAAGGCCTCTCAGCTTGGTATCTTCATCTCCAAG GTGATTCCTGACTCTGATGCACACCGAGCAGGACTTCAAGAAGGGGACCAAGTTCTAGCTGTGAATGATGTGGATTTCCAAGATATTGAGCACAGCAAG GCTGTTGATATCTTGAAGACAGCCCGTGAAATCAGCATGCGTGTTCGCTTCTTTCCCTACA ATTATCATCGCCAAAAAGAAAGGACTGTGCACTAG